TCCAACGCCATCAAGGCGGCGGAGAAGCTCATCGCGAAGCTGGAGGGCGAGGGCCGCACGGTCGACATCTACGTCGTCGGCCGCCGTGGTGTCTCGCACTTCAACTTCCGTGAGCGGAAGCTGACCGACACGTGGACCGGCTTCACGGACGAGCCCACGTACGCGGACGCCAAGAAGATCGCGGCACCGCTGATCGAGGCGATCGAGAAGGACACGGCCGAGGGTGGTGTGGACGAGCTCCACATCGTCTACACCGAGTTCGTCTCGATGATGACCCAGACGGCGGTCGAGGCCCGGCTGCTGCCCCTCAGCCTCGACGAGGTGGCGAAGGAGGCCGGCGAGCCGGACACCCTCCGTCCGCTGTACGACTTCGAGCCGTCGGCGGAGGACGTCCTGGACGCCCTTCTGCCGCGCTACGTCGAGAGCCGTATCTACAACGCGCTGCTCCAGTCGGCTGCCTCCAAGCACGCCGCCACGCGCCGCGCGATGAAGTCGGCCACCGACAACGCGGGAGACTTGATCAACAACCTCTCCCGACTTGCCAACGCGGCCCGCCAGGCCGAAATCACCCAGGAAATCAGCGAGATCGTCGGTGGCACCGCAGCCCTGGCCGACGCGACCGCGGGGAGTGACAAGTAATGACGACCTCTGTTGAGACGGCCGCCGCCACGGGCCGCGTCGCCCGGGTCATCGGCCCGGTCGTCGACGTGGAGTTCCCCGTCGACGCGATGCCGGAGATCTACAACGCCCTGCACGTCCAGGTCGCCGACCCGGCCGAGGAGGGCGCGCTCAAGACGCTGACCCTCGAGGTCGCGCAGCACCTCGGTGACGGCATCGTCCGCACCATCTCGATGCAGCCCACCGACGGTCTGGTCCGCCAGGCCCCCGTGGTCGACACCGGCGACGGCATCACGGTGCCCGTCGGCGACGTCACCAAGGGTCGCGTGTTCAACACGCTGGGCCAGATCCTGAACGAGCCCGAGGCCGAGTCCGAGGTCGGCGAGCGCTGGTCCATCCACCGCAAGGCCCCGGCGTTCGACCAGCTCGAGTCGAAGACCGAGATGTTCGAGACCGGCCTGAAGGTCGTCGACCTTCTCACCCCGTACGTCAAGGGTGGAAAGATCGGTCTGTTCGGTGGTGCCGGTGTCGGCAAGACCGTTCTGATCCAGGAAATGATCATGCGTGTGGCGAAGCTGCACGAGGGTGTTTCCGTGTTCGCCGGTGTCGGTGAGCGTACGCGTGAGGGCAACGACCTCATCGCGGAGATGGAGGACTCGGGCGTCCTCGACAAGACCGCCCTTGTCTTCGGCCAGATGGACGAGCCCCCGGGCACCCGTCTCCGTGTGGCCCTCGCCGGTCTGACCATGGCGGAGTACTTCCGCGATGTGCAGAAGCAGGACGTGCTGTTCTTCATCGACAACATCTTCCGCTTCACGCAGGCCGGTTCCGAGGTCTCGACCCTGCTCGGCCGCATGCCCTCCGCGGTGGGTTACCAGCCGAACCTGGCCGACGAGATGGGTCTCCTCCAGGAGCGCATCACCTCGACCCGTGGTCACTCGATCACCTCGATGCAGGCGATCTACGTCCCCGCCGACGACCTCACCGACCCGGCGCCGGCGACCACCTTCGCCCACCTCGACGCGACGACGGTTCTCTCCCGTCCGATCTCCGAGAAGGGCATCTACCCGGCCGTGGACCCGCTGGACTCCACGTCCCGGATCCTGGACCCGCGCTACATCGCGCAGGAGCACTACGACGCCGCCACGCGCGTCAAGGGGATCCTGCAGAAGTACAAGGACCTCCAGGACATCATCGCGATCCTCGGTATCGACGAGCTGAGCGAGGAGGACAAGCTCGTTGTCCACCGCGCCCGCCGTGTCGAGCGCTTCCTGTCCCAGAACACCCACGCGGCGAAGCAGTTCACCGGCGTGGACGGTTCGGACGTTCCGCTCGACGAGTCGATCGCCGCGTTCAACGCGATCTGCGACGGTGAGTTCGACCACTTCCCGGAGCAGGCGTTCTTCATGTGCGGTGGCCTTGAGGACCTCAAGAACAACGCCAAGGAGCTCGGCGTCTCCTGAGCCCCGTGCTCGCCCGAGGGGGACGGGATCCGTCCCGTCCCCCTCTCCACGCCCCCTAGAATTGACCCCAACACCCGGCACGACCGCCGGGTGGTGACCCGAGGAGCCACCCTTGGCTGCTGAGCTGCACGTCGAGCTGGTCGCCGCGGACCGGAGTGTCTGGTCCGGCGAGGCCACCCTGGTCATCGCGCGTACCACCTCCGGCGACATCGGCGTCATGCCCGGCCACCAGCCGCTGCTCGGTGTGCTGGAGTCGGGCCCGGTGACCATCCGTACGAGCGAGGGCGGGACCGTCATCGCCGCCGTCCACGGCGGATTCATCTCGTTCGCCGACGACAAGCTGTCCCTGCTCGCGGAGATCTGCGAGCTGGCGGACGAGATCGACGCCCAGCGTGCCGAGCGCGCGCTGGAGCGTGCGAAGACGGAGTCGGACGCCGCCGCCGAGCGGCGCGCCGAGGTCCGGCTGCGCGCGGTAGCGGTCCGCTAGCGGACCGCACCGAGTAGGAGTGCCCTCAGCCGCGGCACGATCCGGAATTTTCCGGACCGTGTCGCGGCTGAGGCGATGCAGATGCAGGTTGTATTCGGTTCTGCCGGCCGTGCCGGCCACGGGACGCAGCGAGGAGGTCGGTGAAGATGTTCCTCGCTCTGCTCGTGTGCGGCATCGTCGTCGCACTGGTGGTGATCGGGCTCTTCGTCTTCGGCTTGCGCCGGAGACTGATCCAGCGCGCCGGCGGCACCTTCGACTGTTCGCTGCACTGGAACGTCCCCGACGAGCCGGATCCCACCGGCAAGGGCTGGGTGTACGGCGTCGCCCGCTACAGCGGTGACGAGATCGCCTGGTTCCGTGTCTTCTCGTACTCGCCCCGCCCGCGCCGGGTCCTCGCGCGCTCGTCCATCGTGGCCCTGGAGCGCCGGATGCCGGAGGGCGAGGAGGAGCTCGCGCTGCTCTCCGACTCCGTGATCCAGCCCTGTATGTACGAGGGCGTCCGCCTGGAGCTCGCGATGAGCGAGGACGCCCGGACGGGTTTCATGGCCTGGCTGGAGGCGGCGCCTCCTGGGCAACGGGTGAATGTCGCTTAGATTCCTTGCCCGTTGAATGGGGGTCCCCCCGGACGAAGTCTGGGGGAGGGTCAATGTCGCCTGAGGCATGAAGAAGCGGGGACGGCGTGCTGCGTCGTCCCCGCTTCTTTTTTCGTGCCCTAGCTCAGGCCGGTGTTGATGGCGCCGACCAGCTCGCCGTTGCTGGTGTCACCGCTGAACTCCCAGAAGAACGCTCCGCCGAGGCCCTGGTTCTTGGCCCAGCTCATCTTCGAGTTCACGGTGGCGGGGGTGTCGTAGCTCCACCAGTTGGTGCCGCAGTGGGCGTACGCCGTGCCCGCGACGGTGCCGTTGGCCGGGCAGGAGTTCTTGAGGACCTTGTAGTCCTCGATGCCCTGCTCGTACGTGCCCTGCGCCGGGCCCGTCGCCGTGCCGCCGGGGGCGGACTGGGTGACGCCGGTCCAGCCGCGGCCGTAGAAGCCGATGCCGAGCAGCAGCTTGCTGGCGGGGACGCCCTTGGCCTTGAACTTGGCGATCGCCTCGGCGGAGTTGAAGCCCGCCTGCGGGATGCCGGCGTACGAGGTGAGCGGGGAGTGCGGGGCCGTCGGACCCTGCGCCGCCCAGGCGCCGAAGAAGTCGTACGTCATGACGTTGAACCAGTTCATGTACGGCGCGGCGCCCGCGTAGTCGGAGGCGTCGATCTTGCCGCCGGCGGAGGCGTCGGCCGTGACGGCCGCGGTGACCAGGGCGTTCGCGCCGAACTTGGCGCGCATGGCCTGCACCATGTTCTTGAAGGCGGCCGCGCCGCTGGTGTCGCAGGACAGACCGCAGGCGTTGGGGTACTCCCAGTCCAGGTCGATGCCGTCGAAGACGTCGGCCCAGCGCGGGTCCTCGACCAGGTCGTAGCAGGACTGGGCGAAGGCGGCCGGGTTCTGCACGGCCTGGCCGAAGCCGCCGGACCAGGTCCAGCCGCCGAAGGACCAGATGACCT
The DNA window shown above is from Streptomyces vietnamensis and carries:
- a CDS encoding F0F1 ATP synthase subunit gamma translates to MGAQLRVYKRRIKSVTATKKITKAMEMIAASRVVKAQRKVQASTPYATELTRAVTAVATGANDKHPLTTEAENPSRAAVLLLSSDRGLAGAFNSNAIKAAEKLIAKLEGEGRTVDIYVVGRRGVSHFNFRERKLTDTWTGFTDEPTYADAKKIAAPLIEAIEKDTAEGGVDELHIVYTEFVSMMTQTAVEARLLPLSLDEVAKEAGEPDTLRPLYDFEPSAEDVLDALLPRYVESRIYNALLQSAASKHAATRRAMKSATDNAGDLINNLSRLANAARQAEITQEISEIVGGTAALADATAGSDK
- the atpD gene encoding F0F1 ATP synthase subunit beta; this encodes MTTSVETAAATGRVARVIGPVVDVEFPVDAMPEIYNALHVQVADPAEEGALKTLTLEVAQHLGDGIVRTISMQPTDGLVRQAPVVDTGDGITVPVGDVTKGRVFNTLGQILNEPEAESEVGERWSIHRKAPAFDQLESKTEMFETGLKVVDLLTPYVKGGKIGLFGGAGVGKTVLIQEMIMRVAKLHEGVSVFAGVGERTREGNDLIAEMEDSGVLDKTALVFGQMDEPPGTRLRVALAGLTMAEYFRDVQKQDVLFFIDNIFRFTQAGSEVSTLLGRMPSAVGYQPNLADEMGLLQERITSTRGHSITSMQAIYVPADDLTDPAPATTFAHLDATTVLSRPISEKGIYPAVDPLDSTSRILDPRYIAQEHYDAATRVKGILQKYKDLQDIIAILGIDELSEEDKLVVHRARRVERFLSQNTHAAKQFTGVDGSDVPLDESIAAFNAICDGEFDHFPEQAFFMCGGLEDLKNNAKELGVS
- a CDS encoding F0F1 ATP synthase subunit epsilon — translated: MAAELHVELVAADRSVWSGEATLVIARTTSGDIGVMPGHQPLLGVLESGPVTIRTSEGGTVIAAVHGGFISFADDKLSLLAEICELADEIDAQRAERALERAKTESDAAAERRAEVRLRAVAVR
- a CDS encoding DUF2550 domain-containing protein — protein: MFLALLVCGIVVALVVIGLFVFGLRRRLIQRAGGTFDCSLHWNVPDEPDPTGKGWVYGVARYSGDEIAWFRVFSYSPRPRRVLARSSIVALERRMPEGEEELALLSDSVIQPCMYEGVRLELAMSEDARTGFMAWLEAAPPGQRVNVA